GGACCGGGGAGATAATCGCTTTTTCTTTTTTAAGCTCATTGAATGCCTTGTCAATCTCCTTGCGGTCCAGACCGGAGAGCTTCTCTACCTCGCCTGCGCTGACAGGCTTGCCTGCCGATTTAATCGTTTCCAGCACCTGCTCCTTAACGCTCATTGCTTCATTCACCTCCTCGTTTATAATCGCTTTAATTAAAAGCTTGTCCATAGATTAAATAGTAATTGTCTATCAGATTCATAGTATAGGAAGATCCGGTTACGCATCTGTGATATTTTTCTGAAGCATAATATTCCTGGAAAATTTAGATTTACAACAATATCCAAAAGTGATATCATAAAAATATCAAATACATATCCTTTTGGAGGTGCCTTATGAAAGAAAAAATGCTTAGGCCTGTCAGCGGTTTCTGGATTATCGCTTTGATCCTTGTTTGTGCGGGAGGCGGAGTTTATGGTGCGGTTCGGGGCTACGATGCCGTTCCGGTCATTTTGTTCTTGGCGGCTGCGGTTCTGATGACAAGCATTACGGTGGTGCAGCCCAACAAGTCGGTCGTGGTCACTTTCTTCGGCCAGTACGTCGGGACCATATCGGCAAGCGGCCTGTGGGCCGTTATTCCGTTCAGTGTGCGCAAGACGGTTTCCCTGCGGGTCCGCAATTTCAACAGCGTCAAGCTGAAGGTCAACGATGTTGAGGGCAATCCGATCGAAATCGCAGCCGTCGTCGTGTTCAAAGTCATTAACTCGGCAAAAGCGCTGTTCGATGTCGACAAGTACATGGAATTTGTCGAAATCCAGAGTGAGACGGCGCTGCGCCACGTAGCCAGCAAATATCCGTATGATGGTTTCAGCGGAACCGGCATGTCCCTGCGCGCTAACGCCGATGAAATTGCCAAGGAA
This region of Paenibacillus sp. URB8-2 genomic DNA includes:
- a CDS encoding transcriptional regulator; this encodes MSVKEQVLETIKSAGKPVSAGEVEKLSGLDRKEIDKAFNELKKEKAIISPVRCKWEAAE
- a CDS encoding SPFH domain-containing protein codes for the protein MKEKMLRPVSGFWIIALILVCAGGGVYGAVRGYDAVPVILFLAAAVLMTSITVVQPNKSVVVTFFGQYVGTISASGLWAVIPFSVRKTVSLRVRNFNSVKLKVNDVEGNPIEIAAVVVFKVINSAKALFDVDKYMEFVEIQSETALRHVASKYPYDGFSGTGMSLRANADEIAKELAGELQDRLSLSGVEVLEARLTHLAYSTEIASTMLQRQQASAILSARQIIVEGAVGMVDMAIKQLKESGVVELDEERKAAMINNLMVAIVSERGASPVINAGSLY